The sequence GATCGGCATCAAGAAGCGAGTCGACAACTGCCCCATCAAGTCCCGCAAAGGAGACGTGCTGAACATGCACTACACCGGCAAGCTGGAGGATGGCACTGAGTTTGACAGCAGCATCCCCCGCGACAGGCCCTTCACCTTCACCCTGGGGACCGGTCAGGTGATCAAAGGCTGGGACCAAGGCCTGCTGGGAATGTGCGAGGGCGAGAAGAGGAAGCTGGTCATCCCCTCCGAGCTGGGCTACGGAGACAGGGGAGCTCCCCCAAAGATCCCCGGAGGAGCGACGCTCATCTTCGAGGTGGAGCTGCTCAGCATTGAGAGGAAATCCGAGCTGTGATgaacaggagaagagggaacttTCGAAACGTACGTTTTTATAAATGTGTGGTTTACACTGATTTGGATACCTCCGATTCTTACCTTAACACCATCCATTGTGTAGGCCTACATCATGCCTGGAAAACAACATGGCCTCGGTTTCCTGTGGGGTAATCTGATTAAATGCAAATGAATTTAGAGGTGCACCATCTGAGCTCAGAATTACatcaacaaataaatgtaaaccCAGAAAACATACGTCAAaattatgataaataaaataaaaatataaaaacaagccGCATGTTAATAATATGTATGTTATTAAATCTCAGTTACAGATATTCGcgacatttaaataaagtaaATACCTCTCAATGTTGCAGTGTTTCATGTTCGTCCACTATGACttaattaaaaacatatatatatattggctTTTTCGATAAAATGTTTCTACATAATTTAACTCGATAAAGGGACCCTTAAAGCCCCACCACTTTGAGATTTTCAAAGCGTttcagcttttttttttaaatgaaaacacctGTTGAACCAGCTTCCAATCCCAAAATGCTTTAATCTTCATACATAATATTAGGAAATAAACTTGTAAACCGTCTGCGGTCACACCCATGTAACTATGGATGCAAACAGACTCCCAAAGAGTGATGAACAAGTTGACAAACTCCAACCAACTCCATTGAACACAAAACTAGACATTTCTTGTAGTTGTCACGGTTCTGACTGAAAAGAGTCTTTTCAAAATATAACCCCTTCAACACCTGTGCTTTTTTGCACCTTTTGGATTACATTTCAAATTTGAAAGTTTTACCATTTTCTTTCAGGTTCCAGGAGCTGCTGCAGCATTACGTGGAGATTATCTGACCTCTGATGAAGAACTTCATGGAAAATCTGGGAGTAGAGTTAGCAACCCCCTGGCACAGCCACTGTCCTTGTTTCACTGGCTTTGCCCATTGTGCTCTGATTTATTGGTCTGAAGTTATTACAAGATGTGATGTATGTCCGTGCTTAACAAACTATGAGCAGTGAGCAGCTAAACACAGTATTTGGCTGCAGGTTGGAAATAAAGACATGCCCTGCAGTTTCAGTTCATCTGTGTTTCTAATTGTCTCTGATTTATAAGTGTGATCATTTGTACATTCTTTTCATAGAACAATTTTGGTTGTTGTTGAATAAGTCAGGAAAGGATGGTTTAGTATACatgttttttactttttaagtaTTTGataaatgacaataaaatgTTAAATTGAAGAGGAACTTTGCAGTCTGATGTGGTTTTGttgaacaacattttttttgtatacaCATAGATAAAATATATAGGGAAAAGTGTGTGGTTATATTTATCCATTTCAAATatataacatttattttaaaaatgttctttaaatatccaaaagaaaacacaaaaagCAGTCTTTCAGTTACCAGTGACACAGATGGCAGCAGCCAATAGAAAAGCACCACATCACACATTTCAACTGCCAGCTTCCGTCATGTGACCTGGGGCACTTCTCTCTGTAGCCATGAGTTTAATGGATGGAGGATTAGACATTTGGTGTATCATATAATGTAAGGGGTGTCAATTTTGGATTTAGCTATAACTACTTTAATTCGGGAAATGTTAGACCATATTTAGGTCTCAA is a genomic window of Pseudochaenichthys georgianus chromosome 4, fPseGeo1.2, whole genome shotgun sequence containing:
- the fkbp2 gene encoding peptidyl-prolyl cis-trans isomerase FKBP2, which translates into the protein MRLLLFFAVTMLSLIPAAMSGAEKKKLQIGIKKRVDNCPIKSRKGDVLNMHYTGKLEDGTEFDSSIPRDRPFTFTLGTGQVIKGWDQGLLGMCEGEKRKLVIPSELGYGDRGAPPKIPGGATLIFEVELLSIERKSEL